A window of Halovivax gelatinilyticus genomic DNA:
CGGAGCTGACGATCAACGGCTCGCTCGAGGCGCTCTCGTTCGGGCCTCTGGATTTCGAGTCCGACGACGCTGACCTCACCTACGACGCGAACGACTCCGTTACGCTCACCCTCGGCGACACCGGACTCGACGAGGGTGAAACGGTCGATGTCGAGAGCCTCGATTCGGACGCCGTCGACGCGGAGGTCGACGCCGGTTCGAACGGTACGCTCTCGGTGGAGCTCCCGGCCGGTATTCACCGGCTGTCGCTGTCGACGGCGTCTTCCGGCGGCGGCCTCCCGGGTCTCCCGCCACCACCGCCGGACGACGGTGAACCGGCCGCGTTCGAATACGCAGAAGCCGCCGTCGAGCCGACCGAGATCGACGTTGGCGAGGAGATCACGGCGTCGACGACGGTGACGAACGTCGGCGACGAGACGGGCTCTCACGTGGTGAAACTGCTCGTCGACGGCGATGTGGTCGCCGAAGAGAGCGTCTCCCTCGCCGGCGGCAGTTCCGAGACGGTCACGCTCACGACGGTGCTCGACGCCGCTGGAACGGTCGCGATTTCGCTCGGCGACGAATCGGCCGGGAGCGTGACCGTCACCGACGAGGAACCCGGCTCGGACGACGATTCCGGCTCGCCCGATCCGGGGTCGGACGATGCTGGCTCCGACGCCGGTACCGACGACGGCGAACCGACGCCCGATCCCGAGTCCGACGGCGACGAAGATAGCGGGACGCCCTGGCTCCTGATTACGTTCGGCCTTCTCGCACTCGTGACCGCGGGCGTCGGCGTGGCGTACTCGCAGGGCTACCTGGACCCGTACCTACCGGGTTGAACGGCCCATCGAGCCCGTCGCACCGGACGATCGCACGACGTCAGTAAATTGATCGAATACGGGGCGTCGTTATTCGTATACCGTTTGCACAGCGACACCGCCCCGTTATCGAGACTGCAAACCCGAAAATCGCCGGGGAAGACGGTTGAGGACCGTCTCTCTCAGGCCGTGAGCTGGAGTCTCAGTCCGTGAGATGATGCCCGTTGCGTCGAAACGACGTTCAAATGTCTGAAAGTCCGAATTGTCTCGACGACGTGCTCGAAACCGATCGGGCCGTTCGACGTTCGAACCGGGAACGCACTACCGAACCTCGCGTACGGAGCCATCTCTCCGGCTCCGTCCGAATCGGAAAATGGTGTCTACTCGCCGTTCTCGTGATACTGTCTCTCGCAACCGTCGCTATCGCAGGGGCCGGTCTCGTCGAGGCCGCGTCCGAGACGGAGCCGCCGATGCCAGGAGACGGGACCGAAGACGACCCGTACGAAATCTCGAACGCCACGGAGTTACAGCAGATGGAGCTGAACCTTTCGGCTCACTACGTGCTCGTGGCGGACGTGACCGCGGACGGTTCGTTCGAACCGATCGGTTCCGATACCGATTCGGCGTTCACCGGAACCGTAGACGGGAACGGTCACACCATCTCGGGACTGACGATCGACGAGAACGCCGATTACGTCGGCCTGTTCGGCGTCATCGGCGACGGCAGTCAGATTACGGACCTCGCGCTCACCAGCGTCGACGTCCGTGGCGACGAACACGTCGGCGGTCTCGCCGGCCTATCCGAGGGTGGGACCGTCCACGGTGTCACGGCGACGGGAACCGTCTCGGGAGATTCCAGCCGGGTCGGCGGACTGCTCGGGGCGAACGAGAAGGGAACGGTCGAAGACAGCCACGCTTCGGTCTCGGTCTCTAGCGGTTGGAGCAGCGCTGGCGGCCTGGTCGGCGTCAACGACGGATGGATCGTTCACTCCTCGGCGGACGGAACCGTCTCCGGCATCCATCAACGGGTCGGCGGACTGGTCGGCTGGCACACGAATTTCGGCGAAATCACCTTTTCACACGCGACTGGTGCGGTATCGTCGGAATCCAGCCGGGTCGGTGGTCTCGTCGGCCAGGCCGACGAACGGGCTGACATAACCGATTCGTACGCGACCGGAAGCGTCTCGACGCAATCTAATCAGGCTGGCGGGCTGGTCGGCACAACCGCCGACGCCTATACGAGGATCGAGCGATCGTACGCCACCGGGAACGTCGCCGGGGTATCGTCGGATTCGGGAGCCGTCGGCGGTCTCGTGGGTGATCACGGGGGACACACCATCGAGCAATCGTACGCCTCGGGTTCGGTCGCCGGGAGCGACGGGATCGGCGGTCTCGTGGGAAGCAAAAGCGGCGATATCATCGGCTCCTTCGCCGTCGGAACGGTGTCTGGCAGCGAAAACGTGGGTGGTCTCGTCGGTCAAAATTACGGGACTGGAACGGTGACGGACTCGTACTGGGACGTTCCGGCGACCGAACAGGAGTCGTCCGACGGTGGTATCGGATTCGGGTCGCTCTCGGATACTGCACCTGCCGCCGAGATGATCGGCGAGAACGCCGTCGCCAATATGACCGGGCTGGATTTTGACGTGATATGGGACGTACGGTCCGATCCCGACGAGTACCCGGCGCTCGCACACGAGCGATTCGAAGAGACCGTTCCGATAAAATCCTGTGACGTGTATGCGGAAATCGACGTATCAGGTGTCTACGAGCTACAGAACAACGTCTCGAGCGACGGAACGTGT
This region includes:
- a CDS encoding CARDB domain-containing protein, with translation MGLLVSVLAVSLLAVGIAGPALAADSSIECAAGSGGGPVYVTDSGLEVADNTTAADEAYPAFPNDETVALEDANVSFAAAGLAELRLEARSVGLTCVAGVNASANDVLIDPAEGPELTINGSLEALSFGPLDFESDDADLTYDANDSVTLTLGDTGLDEGETVDVESLDSDAVDAEVDAGSNGTLSVELPAGIHRLSLSTASSGGGLPGLPPPPPDDGEPAAFEYAEAAVEPTEIDVGEEITASTTVTNVGDETGSHVVKLLVDGDVVAEESVSLAGGSSETVTLTTVLDAAGTVAISLGDESAGSVTVTDEEPGSDDDSGSPDPGSDDAGSDAGTDDGEPTPDPESDGDEDSGTPWLLITFGLLALVTAGVGVAYSQGYLDPYLPG